The Salminus brasiliensis chromosome 22, fSalBra1.hap2, whole genome shotgun sequence genomic interval AATGGTGCAACTTACAAATTTCTGAGCGTGTTCAACAGATTTCTATAGTGATGGTGAGGTCGCCTCTGTCTTCTGAGGTTTATTTGTAATGGTGATAATAGTTAAGTAGCGGTAAATCTCTTAAAGCCTGCATTAAAAAAGGTCTCAGATATCAAGCAACACTGCCTGAATTTTCTGGATGGAAGCTTTTAGGAGCTATTAAACTTTTCAGATGTCAGgatcccatcaccaccactgtaaagaaatccatCTGTGTCAGTCATTTGTtgaatttttcccttttttccagtttggtactgccaataaacccacccgttcgtagctcccccaaCCACTAGCAAAGCTTCAGACATCAGGAATCCTCCAAAACATGCAAagccaggcagccaacacgctAGGAGGAAAGCATTGGTCCCTATAGTGAATAGACGCCTTTGCTGACCAGCATTGCTTTGTGACTTTATTTGCATCTTAACTATTGAATTATGCAGAACATTTCAatgctgtccaataaaatatgtgtttttatgtccatttttagttttctccaccgtttgaaccctgcagctgctctgtacactgtataaataattctggacaAATAGACCAAGCGAAACGCTGTAATTtcttttttgccttctcctgtaaattcatcattttggagatacatgtttttcattggacagcgatgatatgacaaaaaaaaaacaaggaattTCTCTTTAATGCAAAGTGTAACACCTGGGAGAATAGCCATGTGATTGTTCCTTAGCTTTTCGTAAAGTGATCAACATACTGTGAATATCTCTTTAGATATAAAGGGACAGAATGTGAACATGAGAATGAGATCGTCAGTTCAGAGGCCTAAACCTTTACAAACTGTGCCCTGGATGTGAAAACCTTTAGATTTACAGTTACAGGTTCATTCTCAAAGCATAATTCCCATTTCTCAGAGAAGCACCATGTTACAGACTGGGCATTACTATTTTACTTGACTTTTGTATGTTTGGAAAAGAAGTGTTTGTAGTTTCCAAAGATGAATGTGTCTGTAAGAGCAatacaatatacacacactaatacacacaatcacctttttattttatgatctgaaataaaataatttaagcaAATTTTAGCAGAATGTCTTTTTACAACAATGCACTGGTTTGTACATTCgaactgctaaaaaaaaagaaaggcaaataaagcttttttgttgtttgatcTTGAAAATCCAGATCCACCACATATCAAATAATAGCcttccactgatcatcctttCTGTATATGTGTAACAGTATTAAAATATTTCATCTTCCAGTATACTCAGACACTTACATAACCAGAGCCTGAAGTCTTGGAAAGCTTGAGTGGGTTTACCCATATGTGGTCCAGAACTGCCTGGTGCGTCCTCTATCCAGTGTAGTAAAGCCTGAAGGAGGAACTTCAGATTAATACACTGAACAACAATATCACATAATACACATTAATTAAGCTGTTTTTAGCTACCTCTTAATCCCAAAGGCCCATATGGGGCCTTCAGTTTCTCACTCTCAGCACCTCATAGTATAGTATTTATATGTATAGTAGTGAGCCTCAAGCCCTAAGATTACTAAGAAGAACAGTCCTctgaatgtaatgtaatgtaatcctataaaaaaacaactatgacacTGTTAGCTAGTAGTGTTAGCTTCTATGTTACATATACTGATCTGTGTATGTAGCAATATTAATTTTCTGACTGATAAACAATTCAAATGAAAGTAATAATTGTGGGAAAGTGCATTCAGAACAAAATGTATAGGCTATGAAACTTCCTGGTTAACCACAGATAGACCCAGGGCTCGTTCACATGCAAACTGCAAAATGATGATGAGCCTTCAGGTGTCTGTATGGTTCACTAGGTAAGCCTTGGACAACTTGAGTACAATCCACGGCCATGCCACAGCCTTGCTAGCCAAAGCAAGGgtttgttagctgatgtaacagattTAATGTACCAGATCTGGAGCTGTAAAAGTGGAGGAGAGCAACAGTGACGCTTCATGTGTCTCAGAGGAGGCACATGCTACCCTCCCAGTGTAATGTGAAGGGATGGGCATGGATCTAGATCTATATCTTTGGACcaattgataaaaaaaataaaggactGGTTGCTGGAATAACTGGCTTCCTGTTGGAGTTGCTGTTTTGCCCACAGTTCACCTCGATACACCCCACTTACCTTGTACCGGTCAGCTATCTTAAAGCCAATAGCAGACTGTAGCTTCCTCAGGCAGATGGGGCAGACGTCTGGTGGCCGACGGTCCGATTCTTCTAAATGGTTGGAGCCCTGCATAACACACTGGAGCCATAGGCAGTGCTTGacaccaaaaatgtgtccaatctCATGAGTCAGGGTCTACCAGAGGAACACAAATAACCTAGATGCAAACCTTTaccaaaaacaccacaaaacactATAGTAGTCAAACACTGATCCTACCAAAACTGCAATTTCATGATCAATACAATTGGTACGTAATGAGATTAGAACTAAATGGAGTAACAGCTAATCAACCTTTCTTTATGTTTCCAAAAGACTGCTGGTGGACCAAGACAGAGTTGAGGACACAATATTGAAACTCCGTTACAGCTGCCACACCTTACATGAGCGGAAGAGCAAAGTGCTGGTGATTGGAGGTGTGTAGTAGCCCTGGAATACACTGTAGTCTCCTGGCTCCAGCTTTATTGCCTTCCTCAGCCGTCCTGCATAATTCCTTTTGTAGAAGTCATCGTCATACCgggcaaagctgaaaacacCCATTCCTGTAGCACAAAGACTTGGTTTTCAGAACTCTATCCtatcaaactgcttcatcaatAATAGATTTACTAGAATATTTATAGCTAATAGAAGTATTAGCTATGTCCGAACAAAGGATTCAGTAACATTATAAAATGATAATTAAGCTCTGCTCTGGTCTTAGTATATGTGACCACTAAGGATTTAAATGAGAAATGCTGAACGTGGCAACTCTAATCAGGTAATCCAGAATAACAAGGATTAGAAATCTGACCAGCATAGAGAGTGGAACGTCTGACCAGCATAGGTCCATTAAATatcaccttcagtgagggatgCTTGTCCAAAAACAAAATTCCAGGAGTCTTTCGGGTACAGATCAATCATTGTGATTCCCACAATGCAAAATGCATCTTTGGGCTTCTTCTTTTTCAGGAAAAGTAGTAGTTCCCCTATGAACAGCACAAGAAAACAGATCTGCAAGTCTGTAAGGATGGGAAGTAGTGAGAGAAAGAATATAAAGAATGAAAACACTGTCCAGttttgggggtggtggtggagtCTGTTTCACCAAACAGCCAAAAAACAGGTAGACACTGCCCAATCCTCTGAACCCTTTCTGCCCTCTGCAGGACACTCAGCAGAAATGGGCAAAATTGATCTCTAAAAAGGCAGAAAGCCTGGGCCCAATTAACTGTACCAGCACATACCAGCGTGAAGCTGAAGGTTGTGTGTACTGCTGTTGACCCGAAAGGTGCAGTCTGTGGAAGCCACTGTTACCGGTGGAAGAAGCTTAACGTCCAGCCCACAGTAGAATGCCTGACAGTAGGCCCTCAGCCACTCCACATACTGCTCAGTGATCCCAGCTCCATCTCCAAAAGAGCCTGTGGACAAAGGAAACTGCTTTTAGGCCAAAAGCTTCATGCCCAGTGTTGTGCTGGTGTATCATATTTGTAAGTAATGTTCTCCAACGTTCTCCCCATTCACATGGGCTCATCTGGCTTTTAGACTAACCAATGGTCTGTATGTAAATGGTCTTATGGCCATTGTTTGGTGTGCTGCGGTACGGGTTGCTGTAGAAGCTCTGAAAGTCCTGGGGTGTTTCAGGGTGTGAGGGAATCCAGTCTGAATCAGAGTGAACCGTGATGGGACTGAACAGTGGGCTGCCGGGCAGGAGACCCTCCTCCAGTAATCTCTGCTCCTCTCGGCTGTACTGCCCATAGGTCTGGATCAGGTCCTTACGAGTGGAGCGGAGAGCCGAGCGCAGGTTCTCCACAGGATGCTCGATCACCTGCATCTGCAGGA includes:
- the LOC140544541 gene encoding archaemetzincin-2 — protein: MQVIEHPVENLRSALRSTRKDLIQTYGQYSREEQRLLEEGLLPGSPLFSPITVHSDSDWIPSHPETPQDFQSFYSNPYRSTPNNGHKTIYIQTIGSFGDGAGITEQYVEWLRAYCQAFYCGLDVKLLPPVTVASTDCTFRVNSSTHNLQLHAGELLLFLKKKKPKDAFCIVGITMIDLYPKDSWNFVFGQASLTEGMGVFSFARYDDDFYKRNYAGRLRKAIKLEPGDYSVFQGYYTPPITSTLLFRSCKTLTHEIGHIFGVKHCLWLQCVMQGSNHLEESDRRPPDVCPICLRKLQSAIGFKIADRYKALLHWIEDAPGSSGPHMGKPTQAFQDFRLWLCKCLSILEDEIF